From the genome of Penaeus monodon isolate SGIC_2016 chromosome 16, NSTDA_Pmon_1, whole genome shotgun sequence, one region includes:
- the LOC119582579 gene encoding LOW QUALITY PROTEIN: uncharacterized protein LOC119582579 (The sequence of the model RefSeq protein was modified relative to this genomic sequence to represent the inferred CDS: deleted 1 base in 1 codon; added 96 bases not found in genome assembly) codes for MPDKDDRVNSQVRHSSREEIATDEEHRPLISIGAESKPCNGVRGLGRLGDPTSEHDLDNDPDSAIPLLPLEAEAEKAKVFPPTVIKIQGHVNGSGANGCRPKTSLVEPPCSTLWPSDGSVVNGMGVQAVNQQHPGRHNNGTPVVYVTDRVGTTYSAVPTVAVAPLYSQAPTCPVKGAHGSRMGVRLQGTHHVFTIVPVGSGELLAEQQQQEGKTEPKAPPPQAAVSSISPAPRHPGCVATSSVPSPMQRQALCTATAAPMRKISAPSMRAAPVIPMSMVATLPTGLDPPPNNYRTLMSPPNMAVNYNPYHTITGMVPSTYPGREYGVGGGVSFLPQREYGVGSSPFYQRGEYGVGGGVPPSLGPVMAQRGPHGVPPSLAPVVAPRGPVTSSLHGASAMPSPPKGMQRVATMPCSSRPMAYHMASRPLSPQGGWVGPVPLQPPTSEQLTVHSVNQMTVQSAGGLSIDVGSTDGRNVTVRGALTSPDQLPYLPAVFRHGHHEDNDGMYDGTEARQTWANKAQFVLACIG; via the exons ATGCCGGATAAGGACGATAGAGTGAATTCTCAGGTTAGGCACAGTAGTAGAGAAGAAATCGCGACTGACGAGGAGCACAGACCTCTGATATCTATCGGTGCA GAGAGTAAGCCTTGCAACGGCGTGAGAGGCCTGGGCAGACTTGGTGACCCAACTTCTGAGCATGACCTCGATAATGACCCAGACAGTGCAATTCCGTTATTGCCgctggaggcggaggcggagaaaGCGAAGGTGTTTCCACCCACCGTCATAAAGATCCAGGGGCACGTGAACGGCAGTGGTGCGAACGGCTGCAGGCCTAAGACAAGTTTAGTGGAACCCCCGTGCTCGACGTTGTGGCCCAGTGACGGAAGTGTAGTGAATGGCATGGGTGTGCAGGCAGTGAACCAGCAGCACCCCGGGAGGCACAACAACGGCACGCCTGTGGTATATGTGACAGATCGCGTTGGTACCACGTACTCGGCCGTGCCCACTGTGGCAGTGGCGCCCCTGTACAGCCAAGCTCCAACGTGTCCCGTGAAGGGCGCGCACGGCTCGAGGATGGGCGTGCGGCTGCAGGGGACACATCACGTGTTCACCATCGTACCCGTGGGAAGCGGCGAGCTTTTAGCCGAGCAGCAACAGCAGGAAGGAAAGACCGAGCCGAAGGCGCCGCCCCCCCAGGCCGCCGTCAGCAGCATTTCCCCGGCGCCGCGGCACCCAGGGTGCGTCGCGACCTCCAGCGTCCCTTCGCCCATGCAGCGCCAGGCATTGTGCACCGCCACGGCCGCTCCCATGCGCAAGATCTCTGCCCCCAGCATGAGGGCGGCGCCCGTCATCCCCATGAGCATGGTGGCGACCCTCCCCACGGGCCTGGACCCCCCGCCTAACAATTACCGCACTCTGATGTCGCCCCCCAACATGGCTGTCAACTATAATCCGTACCACACCATCACGGGCATGGTTCCCTCCACGTACCCGGGCCGCGAGTACGGCGTTGGCGGAGGCGTGTCGTTCCTGCCGCAGCGGGAATACGGCGTGGGTAGCTCGCCCTTTTACCAGCGGGGCGAATACGGAGTGGGGGGAGGCGTCCCTCCGTCCTTAGGACCGGTTATGGCACAGCGGGGGCCTCACGGCGTGCCGCCTTCGCTGGCACCTGTGGTGGCACCGCGCGGCCCTGTCACCAGCAGTCTCCATGGCGCTAGTGCCATGCCTTCTCCTCCCAAGGGCATGCAACGCGTGGCTACCATGCCCTGCTCCTCCAGGCCCATGGCGTACCACATGGCCAGCCGACCTCTAAGTCCCCAGGGGGGTTGGGTGGGCCCAGTCCCCCTCCAGCCCCCCACATCTGAACAGCTGACCGTTCACTCAGTCAATCAGATGACGGTTCAATCAGCTGGTGGACTTAGCATCGACGTTGGCAGCACTGACGGCCGTAACGTGACAGTGCGTGGCGCACTGACCTCGCCCGACCAGCTACCTTACCTGCCAGCTGTATTCAGG